Proteins from a genomic interval of Nitrospinota bacterium:
- a CDS encoding adenylosuccinate synthase, which yields MTVAVLVGMQWGDEGKGKIVDLLSEDQDLIARYQGGANAGHTVVINGKQFILHLVPSGILREGKVCVIGPGVVVDPTALLDEIEDLENAGIDVKGRLFISPRAHCILPVNKEVDRANESRKSQKKIGTTGKGIGPTYSDKSNRIGIPLYYFQDRERVESAVASLIERKNVIIKHQFGGNTTTQKEVVDYIMEVAPRIKPYVGDTKQVIWEAIASGKRVLCEGAQGTMLDIDHGTYPFVTSSNTVSGGACTGLGIPPKKIDRVIGVIKAYTTRVGEGPFPTELKDDIGALLQGEGAEFGATTGRPRRCGWFDAVVARYAVDVNGVDEIVLTKLDVLDKLEKIKVCVAYEVNGKRIERLTDNINTLEGVKPVYEERDGWKSKTAGATEVGQLPEKAKAYIKFLEKVSGAKITLVSTGPDRDATVKL from the coding sequence ATGACTGTAGCCGTACTTGTGGGAATGCAATGGGGTGATGAAGGGAAGGGTAAGATCGTCGATCTTCTAAGCGAAGATCAGGACCTGATAGCCCGATACCAGGGGGGCGCGAACGCCGGACATACAGTCGTTATAAACGGCAAGCAGTTCATTCTGCATCTGGTGCCGTCCGGCATACTGAGGGAAGGCAAGGTTTGTGTAATAGGACCCGGTGTTGTAGTCGACCCGACGGCCCTACTTGATGAAATAGAGGATCTGGAAAACGCGGGCATCGACGTAAAGGGGAGGCTCTTTATCTCACCCAGGGCGCACTGCATTCTTCCTGTTAACAAGGAGGTCGACCGCGCCAACGAAAGCAGGAAATCGCAGAAGAAGATAGGGACCACCGGAAAAGGCATCGGGCCGACCTATTCCGACAAATCGAACCGCATCGGGATACCCCTATACTACTTCCAGGACAGGGAGAGAGTGGAGAGCGCGGTAGCTTCGCTCATCGAACGCAAAAACGTAATAATCAAGCATCAGTTCGGCGGGAATACGACTACGCAAAAAGAGGTTGTCGACTACATCATGGAAGTTGCGCCGAGGATAAAGCCGTATGTGGGCGATACAAAGCAGGTGATCTGGGAGGCGATAGCATCCGGCAAGAGAGTGCTTTGTGAAGGTGCGCAGGGGACGATGCTTGACATCGATCACGGCACATATCCTTTCGTTACCTCTTCAAACACGGTGTCCGGCGGGGCATGCACGGGGCTTGGCATTCCGCCCAAAAAGATCGATCGCGTGATAGGCGTAATAAAGGCGTATACGACGCGAGTCGGGGAAGGCCCGTTCCCAACCGAATTGAAGGATGATATCGGGGCGCTCCTCCAGGGAGAGGGCGCGGAGTTTGGTGCGACCACAGGACGCCCGAGGCGTTGCGGATGGTTCGACGCCGTTGTCGCGAGATACGCTGTCGATGTGAACGGCGTTGACGAAATAGTTCTTACAAAACTCGATGTGCTCGACAAGCTTGAAAAGATAAAAGTATGCGTTGCCTATGAGGTGAACGGTAAAAGGATCGAAAGGCTGACCGATAACATAAATACCCTTGAAGGGGTGAAACCGGTTTACGAGGAGAGAGACGGCTGGAAATCCAAAACGGCGGGAGCTACTGAAGTCGGCCAACTGCCGGAGAAGGCAAAAGCATATATCAAGTTTCTGGAAAAGGTTTCAGGCGCGAAGATCACACTGGTGTCCACGGGCCCGGACAGGGATGCCACGGTCAAGCTGTAA
- the hisZ gene encoding ATP phosphoribosyltransferase regulatory subunit: MKLNPTAIPPGTRTYLFEEASYKRFIEDAIHIVLRSRGFQEIVTPPFEYHESAIVGLNEDERNRLIRFTEADSGRIIALRADVTSQVARSAATHLSSRPLPLRLCYSGMVFRRARKGQGEQYVFNQSGFEIIGSSGYETDTETILSLTDVLWETGFSKFSISLGHAGFIASFLEGFSEADAEKIKRSLGKKDKTELEKILASLSVEKGRSERIVALASLFGNGDVLTKAEGIAVTEGSKKALYNLKSVYAKLEEAGLAEMVTIDLGEMRGFGYYTGINIEVFSPSGISVGHGGRYDNLVKRFGADLPAVGFAFDIDSLIEAARAESLLPEWRGSDILVLADGDEAEDAVFDLRESGANVTVPFGEMKKDEGKEYARRMNIPLILLPGKGEGEFNVLDVNSGKEQKVAGDELVKYLVSMNIVEDL; the protein is encoded by the coding sequence TTGAAGCTGAACCCGACTGCCATACCTCCCGGTACGCGCACGTACCTGTTCGAGGAGGCGTCGTACAAGCGTTTCATTGAAGACGCGATACATATAGTTTTAAGGTCGCGGGGATTTCAGGAGATAGTCACTCCGCCATTTGAATATCATGAGTCGGCCATCGTCGGCCTGAACGAGGATGAGCGCAACCGGCTGATAAGATTTACAGAGGCAGATTCGGGCCGGATAATCGCGCTCAGGGCGGACGTTACTTCACAGGTGGCGCGGTCTGCCGCAACGCATCTTTCGTCAAGGCCGCTCCCTCTTCGTCTCTGCTATAGCGGTATGGTCTTCAGGCGCGCCCGCAAGGGGCAGGGGGAGCAGTACGTTTTCAATCAGAGTGGATTCGAGATAATCGGGTCGTCCGGCTACGAGACCGATACGGAAACGATACTCTCTCTTACCGATGTGCTGTGGGAAACGGGATTCAGCAAGTTTTCCATTTCGCTCGGCCACGCCGGATTCATAGCGTCGTTCCTCGAAGGGTTCAGCGAAGCAGACGCGGAAAAGATAAAAAGGTCGCTTGGCAAAAAGGATAAAACCGAGCTTGAAAAGATCCTCGCTTCCCTTTCGGTCGAAAAGGGGAGAAGCGAAAGGATAGTCGCGCTTGCTTCGCTTTTTGGAAACGGTGATGTGCTGACAAAGGCTGAAGGGATAGCTGTAACGGAGGGGTCGAAAAAAGCGCTTTACAATCTGAAAAGCGTCTACGCGAAACTTGAGGAAGCTGGTCTTGCGGAAATGGTGACGATAGATCTGGGCGAGATGAGAGGTTTCGGTTATTACACCGGCATCAATATCGAAGTCTTTTCCCCGTCCGGGATATCCGTCGGGCATGGCGGTCGTTACGATAATCTTGTGAAGCGGTTCGGCGCGGATCTTCCGGCGGTCGGCTTCGCCTTCGACATAGATTCACTTATAGAAGCCGCAAGGGCGGAATCGCTTCTTCCGGAATGGCGCGGGTCGGATATACTTGTTCTCGCGGATGGAGACGAAGCGGAGGACGCGGTTTTCGATTTGAGGGAGTCAGGTGCGAATGTGACAGTGCCGTTTGGCGAAATGAAAAAGGATGAAGGGAAGGAGTATGCTAGGAGAATGAATATCCCGCTTATTCTTCTCCCCGGTAAAGGCGAAGGTGAATTCAACGTCCTTGATGTAAACAGCGGCAAGGAACAAAAAGTTGCAGGGGATGAACTTGTAAAATATCTCGTTTCCATGAACATAGTAGAGGATTTATAA
- the serA gene encoding phosphoglycerate dehydrogenase: protein MANKFKVLVSDDLSDAGLDILRSSGSIDLDVKVGLKPDELKKIISAYNGIVIRSATKLKADILEAATNLKVVARAGAGVDNVDIPFASRKGIAVENTPGGNTVTTGEHSFALLISMARNIPQGTSGIKNGEWNRKLIGVELMGKTLGLVGLGRVGSVVVSCAIGFKMRCLAFDPFISKEKAAELGVELVDLEDIWKESDFISVHTPLTEKTKHMISAAEFGKMKKGVRIVNCARGGIINEDALCDALDSGQVAGAALDVFEKEPPDKESRLVKHPNVICTPHLGASTEEAQENVALAAARQMVAYAETGAILNAVNVPAVDPETLKRVQPYLTLAEKMGSLLAQITDEGVKEIEIASSGEIADVDQKPLINSVLKGFLSVILGEEVNYVSAPFFAEERGIVVKTSASHTAHDFIGLFYVKVVTDGGEQAISGTLFGHKESRIVNINGVYIEAIPEGNILAFTNIDKPGVIGAIGAYLGKKGINIGQFRLGRTAPLAKAMSLVNIDSPLTQEDIEEIKKLEHIENAWMIKL from the coding sequence ATGGCAAATAAATTCAAGGTTCTTGTAAGCGACGATCTTTCAGACGCGGGGCTGGATATACTCCGTTCGTCCGGTTCTATCGACCTGGATGTGAAGGTAGGTTTGAAACCCGACGAGCTGAAGAAGATAATTTCCGCGTACAACGGAATTGTCATACGGAGCGCGACGAAATTAAAGGCCGACATCCTGGAAGCCGCAACGAACCTGAAGGTCGTGGCGAGGGCGGGAGCAGGGGTTGATAACGTTGACATACCTTTTGCGTCCAGAAAAGGGATAGCGGTTGAGAATACTCCCGGCGGCAACACGGTCACCACAGGGGAGCACTCCTTCGCGCTTCTTATCTCGATGGCAAGGAACATCCCGCAGGGGACGTCGGGTATCAAGAACGGCGAATGGAACAGAAAACTGATAGGTGTCGAACTCATGGGGAAGACGCTCGGCCTCGTGGGGCTTGGCCGTGTAGGCTCCGTAGTAGTGAGTTGCGCTATCGGATTCAAGATGAGGTGCCTCGCTTTTGATCCCTTCATCAGCAAGGAGAAGGCCGCGGAGCTTGGCGTGGAGCTTGTCGACCTTGAGGATATCTGGAAGGAGTCCGATTTCATATCGGTTCACACTCCGCTTACCGAAAAGACCAAACATATGATCTCCGCCGCCGAGTTCGGCAAGATGAAGAAGGGCGTGCGGATAGTGAACTGCGCGCGAGGCGGGATCATCAACGAGGACGCCCTTTGCGACGCGCTTGATTCCGGTCAGGTGGCGGGAGCCGCGCTTGACGTTTTTGAAAAGGAGCCGCCAGACAAGGAGAGCAGACTGGTAAAGCATCCGAACGTGATCTGCACACCTCACCTTGGCGCAAGCACCGAAGAGGCGCAGGAGAATGTCGCGCTCGCGGCGGCCAGACAGATGGTTGCCTATGCCGAGACCGGGGCCATCCTGAACGCGGTAAACGTTCCTGCGGTCGATCCCGAAACTCTTAAAAGAGTACAGCCGTATCTCACTCTCGCGGAAAAGATGGGGAGCCTCCTTGCCCAGATAACCGATGAAGGGGTAAAGGAGATTGAAATCGCGTCAAGCGGAGAGATTGCCGACGTTGATCAGAAACCGCTAATTAATTCGGTGCTTAAAGGCTTCCTCTCTGTAATTCTTGGGGAAGAGGTTAATTACGTGAGCGCGCCGTTCTTCGCGGAAGAGAGAGGGATCGTGGTAAAGACTTCCGCCAGCCACACGGCCCATGATTTCATAGGGCTATTTTATGTGAAGGTTGTTACCGACGGCGGCGAGCAGGCGATTTCGGGAACCCTCTTCGGGCACAAGGAGTCGCGCATCGTGAATATCAACGGCGTATATATAGAAGCTATACCGGAGGGGAATATCCTCGCGTTTACGAATATAGACAAGCCGGGCGTTATCGGCGCTATTGGAGCATACCTCGGGAAGAAGGGGATAAATATCGGGCAGTTCAGGCTCGGCAGAACGGCGCCGCTCGCAAAAGCGATGAGCCTTGTGAATATTGATTCCCCCTTGACGCAGGAAGATATCGAAGAGATAAAGAAGCTTGAGCATATCGAAAACGCCTGGATGATAAAACTTTGA